The nucleotide window AAAGTCCTGAGGTGACCGTAAGACAGGTGGCCGGAGCGACTTGCCGGGGATGTCCGGCCGGCAAGGTCTGCTGGGAATTGGAAGGCATGCAGATGTTAACCCTATTACAGGATTTACTGCAAAAAGGCGACCATGGTACCCTTACTTCGGCGGACATTCCTGAATGGTTGGCGTCGCGTTGCGGCCGCACCCGGGAATTATTGGCGGCGTTGACCCATGAGGCCGTTAAATTAAAGGGACTTGCGGCAGAAAACGCCCTGGCCGACTGGCTGGCCAATACCTTTGACACCCTGGCGTCTCTCATTACGACCGGCGTTGAGGAAGGGGAGGCGGAAGAACAACGGCTAAAATTAGTTGTGGGAACGGCAACCATACCTCGGTACCAGGCAGACGTTTGTGGCGATACATTTATGTCGGCAAAGCTGGAGGCGGAGAAACAGCTTTTAGTACTTGCAGATGGGATGGGCGCTGGACGCGAGGCTGCCGAAATGAGCGCTACGACCGTAGAATTGGTACGCGACCTCTTGGCGGCCGGTTTCCCGCCGGACAAAACCCTGCAGGCACTTAATATGATCTTGCTTTTAAGGGCGACCAGAGAAGCCTTTACTACTTGCGATGTGGCTTTAATCAACTGTTGTACCGGCGCGGCAGAATTTTACAAACTGGGGGCCTGCCCGACCTTTATTCTGCGGGACGGCACAGTTAAGACTTGCGGCAGCCCTTCGCTGCCGGCCGGTATTTTGGAGGAGATACGGATTGAACCGGTATACGAAGAACTCCAGGAGGGCGATTTGCTCGTCATGGTGAGCGACGGCGTTCTGGAAGCCCATCGCGAGATAAACGAAAAGGAAAAATGGCTGGTCAAAGCCCTGCAGCGGGCCGGAGAGGGTCGGCCGCAGGAAATAGCCGATCGGTTGTTAAAGCAAGCCCGCGCCCTGGCAAACGGCAGGCCCAGGGATGATATGGCGATTATAGTTGCCCGTATTGAAAGGATTGGTGTATAAGAAAGAATATTTAAGGAAAAACTCACCAGATGAGGCAGGAAAAATGATAGTTGTGCCGAAATATGTTAGTAAATGAAGGTTTTTAAGGTAGAAATTCATGTTGGAACGTGTCCGGCAGACAATTAGACGTTATGAACTCCTCGAACCCGGGGATAAGGTAGTGGTGGGGGTATCGGGAGGGCCGGATTCCCTGGCCCTGTTGCACGTGCTAAACACGCTGCGGGAAGAATTTTGCTGCACTTTACACGTAGCCCATTTAAACCACTGCCTACGCCCGGATGCGGAAGCCGATGCCGAGTACGTCCGTAAACTGGCGGCAGAATGGGGTTTGGAAGCTACCATAGAGGGACGGGATGTAGCCGCCTACCAGCGCGCCAAACATCTTTCCCTTGAAGAAGCGGCCCGGGAGGTCAGATATAGCTTCCTTCAGGAAGTGGCGGCGGCCGTTGGGGCCACTAAAATTGCCGTCGGCCATCAGGCCGACGACCAGGCCGAAACGGTTCTTTTGAATTTACTCAGGGGTAGCGGGCTGACAGGACTAAAAGCCATGGTTCCCCGGCGCGGCCAGATTATAAGGCCGTTGCTTTTTATTTCCCGTGAGGAGATAGAGGAATACTGTCAGCGGCAAGGAATAAATCCGCGCCGGGACTTTACCAATGAGGACCTTACCCTGCGGCGTAATAAAATTCGTCATCTATTATTACCCTTTTTAGCCCGGGAATTCAACCCGGCCATTATCCGGGCTTTAAGCCGTACGGCAGTAATCTTGCAGGAGGAAGAAGAAATTTTAGCCGGTTTGGCTAAAGAAGCCTTTAACGGTCTGTTGAAGGAAAAGGACCGCGACGGTAAAAATCTGGTCTTGAACCGGCAGAAAATGCTCACCATGCCTGTGGGCCTGCAGCGCCGGGTTTTACGCCTAGCGGCGTCCGCGCTGGGCAGGACGGTTGACTTTGAACAGGTAGAAGGGGCGAGGGAAGCGGCCTTAAGGGGAGGCGTCATCTCCTGGCCGGGGCATCTTAAGGTGGAAGCCCGGGAAACAGAGCTGGTCTTTATTTTACCGCAGGAAAAGGCGCGGTTCGATGGTTTTTTCCATTATCTGCAGGTTCCTGGTTTGACTCCCATACCGGAAGCCGGCTGGGCCATTCGAGCTGAGGTTACCGCGCCGCCTTCTGTTTTTTCTGGCGGGGAAGATGAAGCCTGGCTGGACTGGGATAAAATTCACCGACCGCTGATAGTGCGCAACTGGCGGCCGGGAGACAAATTTCATCCCCTGGGCATGGTCGGGAGAAAAAAACTCCAAGATTTTTTTAGTGACATACGTTTTCCTGTAGCCAGACGCCGCTTGGTACCTGTTATTGTATGCGGGGAGCACATTGCATGGGTGGCCGGTCTTCGTCTGGCCGATGATTTTAAAATTACACCGGCTACCCGCCGGGCCCTGCATCTAAAGTTAGAACCCTGGCCGTAAATAAATAAATCCCAAATTGCAATTAAATTTACCATATGCTACAATATATATCTATAAGATGCAGGGCGGCTTAAGAGGAGGATGAATCTTTGAATCGCATTTTTAAGAACCTGGCCGTATATTTGCTGATTGTACTCCTGGCTGTTTCTATAATAAGGTTGTCGACACCCACCGAACGCACCATCGAAGAGTGGGACTTAACACGTTTTTTCCAGGCGGTAGACCAGGGTCAGGTTCAAGAGGTCACCTTGACGCCCCACGATAGTATCATTAAAATAGACGGCATATTGAAAAACAACACCCGGTTTACAGTTAACGCTCCTGCATCCGTGAATTTAATTGACAGACTTACCGCCAAAAACGTCACCGTCAAGGCCCAACTGCCGCCGCAGCCGCCTTGGTGGACCAATCTTTTGGGGAGCCTGCTGCCCATTCTCCTTTTGGTAGGGCTGGTGGTTTTTATGATGCAGCAGACCCAGGGCGGCGGCTCGCGGGTGATGCAGTTTGGCAAAAGCCGGGCGCGGCTGCATACTGATGAGAAGCGAAAAGTCACCTTCAATGACGTCGCCGGTGCCGATGAGGCCAAGGAAGAGCTGGAAGAGGTAGTCGAGTTTCTCAAAAATCCCCGCAAGTTTAATGAACTGGGGGCAAGGATTCCCAAAGGCGTTTTGCTATATGGGCCTCCGGGAACGGGGAAAACCCTCTTGGCCCGGGCCGTCGCCGGGGAAGCCGGCGTACCTTTTTTCAGCATCAGCGGTTCTGATTTTGTAGAAATGTTTGTAGGCGTGGGTGCCTCCAGGGTGCGGGATCTCTTCGAGCAGGCCAAGAAAAATTCACCGTGCATCGTCTTTATCGATGAGATCGATGCCGTGGGGCGCCAGCGGGGTGCCGGTTTAGGCGGCGGCCATGATGAGCGGGAGCAGACTTTAAACCAGCTCCTGGTGGAAATGGACGGGTTTAGTGCCAACGAGGGGATTATTATCATCGCGGCCACCAACCGCCCCGATATACTCGATCCGGCGCTCTTGCGGCCGGGCCGTTTTGACCGCCAAATCGTTGTTGACGTGCCCGATGTCGTGGGCCGGAAAGAGATATTAAAGGTCCATGTCCGCGGTAAACCTCTGGCCGAGGATGTCGACCTTGACGTTTTGGCGCGGCGTACCCCCGGATTTACCGGGGCCGATTTGGCCAACATGGTCAACGAGGCGGCCCTGCTGGCCGCCAGACGCGGCAAGAAGAAGATCGGCATGGATGAGATGGAAGACGCCATTGAACGGGTGATAGCCGGTCCGGAGAAAAAGTCCCGGGTCATTAGCGATTACGAAAAACGGCTGGTAGCCTTCCACGAAGCCGGTCACGCCCTGCTGGGGCATTACCTGCCCCATACCGATCCTTTGCACAAAGTGTCAATAATACCCCGGGGTCGGGCCGGGGGCTATACCCTGCTCCTTCCCAAAGAAGACCGCCGCTATATGACGAAATCCCAGATTTTAGACCAGGTAACGATGCTTTTAGGCGGCAGGGTGGCCGAAGCGCTGGTGCTCAAAGAAATCAGTACGGGAGCCCAGAATGATTTAGAAAGGGCCACCGAGCTAGTACGTAAAATGATTACCGAGTTCGGCATGTCTGATGAACTTGGGCCCCTGACCTTCGGCCGCAGACAGGAAACCGTCTTTTTAGGCCGTGATATAGCCAGGGACCGCAATTACAGCGAGGCAGTGGCCTTTTCCATCGACAAGGAGGCCCGTCATATTATCGACGAATGTTACAACCGGGCTAAAGAGATACTCCAGAAACACATGGATGAGTTGCATCTTGTGGCCCGGGCTCTCATGGAAAAAGAAACCCTGGAAGCCGAAGAATTCACGGCAATAATCGAGGCCTACAATCAGGAGCACCGGCCCCAGGAAGACAACAGCAAGCTGCCGGAGGGAGACAACAAACCTCCAGAGGCCGGTGGCGGCACTCCTGCCAAGGAGCCGGTGATTAAACTAAACTATTTTCACTGCTTGAAAGGAGTATGGTAGTGGAACGCACCTTTGCCATGATTAAGCCCGAAGGGGTCGCAAGGGGCCTCGTCGGGGCCATAATTCAAAGGATTGAAAGGAAAGGGTACCGGATTGTCGCCCTGAAGATGCTGCGTTTAACCCCGGAAATGGCTGCCAGGCATTATGCCGAGCACCAGGGTAAACCTTTTTATGGAGCACTAGTCGACCACATTACATCTGGCCCTGTAGTGGCCATGGTACTGGAAGGACCTGGGGTTATTGCCGGCCTGCGACGGATGATGGGTCCCACCAATCCTCAGGATGCTCCTCCCGGTACCATTCGCGGCGATTTTGCCCTGGAAGTAGGGCAAAACGTCATCCACGGCTCAGATTCCCCGGCGAGTGCCGAACGGGAGATAGCCCTTTTCTTCAGCCCAGCCGAGTTGACTGATAAATAGGCCGGAATAGCCCGGCCCTTTTCTTTATAGGGGTGGACGGAGGGGTTAGGGCATGAAAACTCAAGAACGACGTCAGAGGCTTTTACAGCTTTTAAACAGCGAGCAGCCCCGGAAGGGTACCGAACTGGCTGCCCTCCTGGGCGTCAGCCGCCAGGTTATTGTTCAGGACGTGGCCGTGATGCGGGCCGCGGGAGTCAATATTTTAGCCACCCCCCAGGGGTATCTTCTGCCCGACGTGAACAACAGAAGCCGGCGTATTTTTCCCTGCCTGCATGGCTTCGAAGCCATTGAGAGGGAACTCCAGGTAATAGTTGATTGTGGCGGCAAGGTAATTGATGTGATCGTTGAACATCCCCTTTACGGCGAAATTCGGGGCTACCTTATGATCGCCTCCCGCTTTGACGTACAAAAATTTATTGGCGATTTAAAGGAGAGCGGGGCTCAGCCCCTTTACACCCTGACGGAGAGCGGCGTCCATCTCCATACGGTGGAAGCACCCCGGGAAGAAGTTTTAGATATAATCGCAGAAAAGCTGGCTCAAGAAGGTTTCCTTATAAAATAGATTAATTTTGCCTTGGTTAAGGTGTATTAAGTAAAAAAATAACAATTTATTTTTTATTAAACAAGGGTTATTATTATAAGTAAAAAGATACGTCGTTTTAGATTTAAGTTGTAAATATTATCATAATGGACGATCAGGCAGGAAAGTTGGCTTTTGTGTAGAATTTTACTAATATCCACCGAGGTGGATGTTCATTTTATTGAAACGAGAGGAGTGGTCAGTTTGGCCAAAATACCCAGCGACATCGAAATCGCCCAGGCGGCGAAAATGAAGCCGGTAATGGAACTGGCCCGGGCCCTGGGGATCGAGGAAGATGAGGTGGAACTCTACGGTAAATACAAGGCCAAAATCTCCCTTGATGTGTATAAACGTCTTAAAAATAAACCGGACGGGAAGCTAATTCTAGTTACCGCCATAACGCCGACACCTGCTGGCGAAGGCAAAACGACAACCAGTGTGGGCCTTACGGACGCCCTTGCCCGTTTGGGTAAAAAGGTGATGGTGTGTCTGCGGGAACCCTCCTTGGGGCCCAGCTTTGGTATTAAAGGAGGGGCGGCCGGCGGTGGATACGCCCAGGTTGTTCCCATGGAAGATATAAATTTGCACTTTACAGGCGACATTCATGCCGTTACTTATGCCCACAACCTCCTGGCCGCCATGGTAGACAACCACCTGCAGCAGGGAAATGCCTTAAACATTGATCCCCGTACCGTCACCTGGCGGCGGGTCATCGATCTTAACGACCGCGCCCTGCGCCACATCGTCATCGGATTGGGAGGCAAGGCCAACGGCGTGCCGCGGGAAACGGGCTTTGATATTTCCGTTGCTTCGGAGGTCATGGCCTGCCTTTGTTTGGCCAGCGACCTCATGGATCTGAAGGAACGTTTCCGCCGCATTGTTGTGGGTTACACTTACGACGGTAAGCCCGTAACCGCCGGCGATCTGGAGGCCCAGGGGTCCATGGCCCTTTTGATGAAGGACGCCATCAAACCCAACCTGGTCCAAACCCTGGAGAACACCCCGGCCTTCGTCCACGGCGGTCCCTTCGCCAACATCGCCCACGGATGTAATAGTATTGTAGCTACCAGGACGGCTTTGAAGCTGGCCGACTATGTGGTGACGGAAGCCGGATTCGGCGCCGACCTGGGCGCGGAGAAGTTTTTTGATGTTAAATGCCGTTATGCCGGTTTAAAGCCGGACGCCACGGTAATCGTGGCTACCGTCCGCGCCTTAAAGATGCACGGTGGCGTGCCTAAAGGGGAGCTGGCCGCAGAAAATCTGGAGGCCCTGCGTCAGGGATTTGCCAATCTGGAAAAACATATTGAAAATGTAGGCAAGTTCGGCGTACCGGCGGTTGTGGCCATTAACGTATTCCCCACCGATACCCGCGCCGAACTGGATCTCCTTTTTGAACTATGCCGCAAAGCCGGCGCGGAAGTGGCCATATCCGAAGTATGGGCCAGGGGCGGTGCCGGGGGCCTCGAGTTAGCCCAGAAGGTCCTCAGCACCATTGAAACCAAGCCTTCGAATTTCCGTCCCCTCTATGAACTGGAACTGGGCATAAAGGAAAAGATCCATAAAATCGCCACGGAAATTTACGGTGCCGACGGCGTCAACTATACAGCGGAAGCCGACAAGGCCATTGAACGCTATGAAGCAATGGGTTACGGCAATCTTCCCGTGGTCATGGCCAAAACCCAGTATTCCTTTTCGGATGACATGACCAAACTCGGCAGGCCGCAGAACTTTACCATTACCGTTCGTGAGGTAAGGCTGTCGGCGGGGGCGGGTTTCATCGTTCCCATAACCGGGGCCATCATGACCATGCCCGGTTTGCCGAAGCGCCCGGCGGCCTGCAGCATCGATATCGATGCCGACGGTGTAATTACCGGCCTATTCTAAAAAAGAAACACCGCTTGAAAGTATCTCCCCCACCCATGTGGTGGGGTTTTTGCTTCATCGGTCGGGTGGTATAATTTAGGATAGAGGAGTGGATTATGAATGGCTTGGCAGGAAGATATCGAGATAATAGAAATACCGGACGGCACTACGGCCAGGCGTCTGATGGCTGACATCGGCGTCGAGGGGCGGGGCATTGAGCTGATGACGCCCAAGGCCCTTTACTACTGCCTTAAGTTAAAGGACGTACCGGCCAGGGCAGCCAATATTTTAAAACAGGAAATGCTGGCCAGGGGTGGAGAGGCGGCCATGGCCGCGGGTGTGGCCGGTTGGTCTGTTGAAAGGACAGATGTCCTTCTCTTTGCCACCGCCCGCCAGCTGGAACTTTTGGCCGACAAGCTTAAAGAACAGTATTTCGGTCTGAATAGACTGGCCATCGCCATCCGCGAGGCCCTGAAAGCATGGGAAGGGCGGGGTGAAATCCGTGAAATAAAGTGCCCGCGTGGACCCCTAATTATCGGGCGGCGGACCTTGATCATGGGAATACTCAATGTGACGCCCGACTCCTTTTCGGACGGAGGGCGCTTCTATGACCCCGGCGCGGCCGTGGAGCATGCCCACCGCCTGGTGGAAGAGGGCGCCGATATCATCGATGTCGGAGGAGAATCAACCCGGCCCGGCCACAGGCCGATAGACGCCGAGGAAGAATGGCGGCGCCTGGAGCCGGTTTTAAAGCGCCTGGTGGCGGAGATCAAAGTTCCCATTTCTGTAGATACCTATAAGGCGGTTACGGCCAGACGGGCCCTGGATTTGGGGGTAGACATCATTAACGATATCTGGGGCTGCCGGGCTGATGCCCATATGGCATCCGTTTGCGGTCGCTACCGGGCGCCGGTAGTCATTATGCATAACCAGGAAGGGACAACCTACAACGATTTAATGTTTGACATTTTGTCGTTTTTAAGGACCGGCATCCGCCTTCTGGAAGACAACGGCGTCCCTCCTGAAAACATCATCGTCGATCCCGGCATCGGCTTTGGCAAAGATCTGCAGCAGAACCTGGAGGTTAT belongs to Moorella humiferrea and includes:
- the tilS gene encoding tRNA lysidine(34) synthetase TilS, translating into MLERVRQTIRRYELLEPGDKVVVGVSGGPDSLALLHVLNTLREEFCCTLHVAHLNHCLRPDAEADAEYVRKLAAEWGLEATIEGRDVAAYQRAKHLSLEEAAREVRYSFLQEVAAAVGATKIAVGHQADDQAETVLLNLLRGSGLTGLKAMVPRRGQIIRPLLFISREEIEEYCQRQGINPRRDFTNEDLTLRRNKIRHLLLPFLAREFNPAIIRALSRTAVILQEEEEILAGLAKEAFNGLLKEKDRDGKNLVLNRQKMLTMPVGLQRRVLRLAASALGRTVDFEQVEGAREAALRGGVISWPGHLKVEARETELVFILPQEKARFDGFFHYLQVPGLTPIPEAGWAIRAEVTAPPSVFSGGEDEAWLDWDKIHRPLIVRNWRPGDKFHPLGMVGRKKLQDFFSDIRFPVARRRLVPVIVCGEHIAWVAGLRLADDFKITPATRRALHLKLEPWP
- the ftsH gene encoding ATP-dependent zinc metalloprotease FtsH; translation: MNRIFKNLAVYLLIVLLAVSIIRLSTPTERTIEEWDLTRFFQAVDQGQVQEVTLTPHDSIIKIDGILKNNTRFTVNAPASVNLIDRLTAKNVTVKAQLPPQPPWWTNLLGSLLPILLLVGLVVFMMQQTQGGGSRVMQFGKSRARLHTDEKRKVTFNDVAGADEAKEELEEVVEFLKNPRKFNELGARIPKGVLLYGPPGTGKTLLARAVAGEAGVPFFSISGSDFVEMFVGVGASRVRDLFEQAKKNSPCIVFIDEIDAVGRQRGAGLGGGHDEREQTLNQLLVEMDGFSANEGIIIIAATNRPDILDPALLRPGRFDRQIVVDVPDVVGRKEILKVHVRGKPLAEDVDLDVLARRTPGFTGADLANMVNEAALLAARRGKKKIGMDEMEDAIERVIAGPEKKSRVISDYEKRLVAFHEAGHALLGHYLPHTDPLHKVSIIPRGRAGGYTLLLPKEDRRYMTKSQILDQVTMLLGGRVAEALVLKEISTGAQNDLERATELVRKMITEFGMSDELGPLTFGRRQETVFLGRDIARDRNYSEAVAFSIDKEARHIIDECYNRAKEILQKHMDELHLVARALMEKETLEAEEFTAIIEAYNQEHRPQEDNSKLPEGDNKPPEAGGGTPAKEPVIKLNYFHCLKGVW
- the ndk gene encoding nucleoside-diphosphate kinase, whose amino-acid sequence is MERTFAMIKPEGVARGLVGAIIQRIERKGYRIVALKMLRLTPEMAARHYAEHQGKPFYGALVDHITSGPVVAMVLEGPGVIAGLRRMMGPTNPQDAPPGTIRGDFALEVGQNVIHGSDSPASAEREIALFFSPAELTDK
- a CDS encoding transcription repressor NadR, with protein sequence MKTQERRQRLLQLLNSEQPRKGTELAALLGVSRQVIVQDVAVMRAAGVNILATPQGYLLPDVNNRSRRIFPCLHGFEAIERELQVIVDCGGKVIDVIVEHPLYGEIRGYLMIASRFDVQKFIGDLKESGAQPLYTLTESGVHLHTVEAPREEVLDIIAEKLAQEGFLIK
- a CDS encoding formate--tetrahydrofolate ligase; amino-acid sequence: MPSDIEIAQAAKMKPVMELARALGIEEDEVELYGKYKAKISLDVYKRLKNKPDGKLILVTAITPTPAGEGKTTTSVGLTDALARLGKKVMVCLREPSLGPSFGIKGGAAGGGYAQVVPMEDINLHFTGDIHAVTYAHNLLAAMVDNHLQQGNALNIDPRTVTWRRVIDLNDRALRHIVIGLGGKANGVPRETGFDISVASEVMACLCLASDLMDLKERFRRIVVGYTYDGKPVTAGDLEAQGSMALLMKDAIKPNLVQTLENTPAFVHGGPFANIAHGCNSIVATRTALKLADYVVTEAGFGADLGAEKFFDVKCRYAGLKPDATVIVATVRALKMHGGVPKGELAAENLEALRQGFANLEKHIENVGKFGVPAVVAINVFPTDTRAELDLLFELCRKAGAEVAISEVWARGGAGGLELAQKVLSTIETKPSNFRPLYELELGIKEKIHKIATEIYGADGVNYTAEADKAIERYEAMGYGNLPVVMAKTQYSFSDDMTKLGRPQNFTITVREVRLSAGAGFIVPITGAIMTMPGLPKRPAACSIDIDADGVITGLF
- the folP gene encoding dihydropteroate synthase encodes the protein MAWQEDIEIIEIPDGTTARRLMADIGVEGRGIELMTPKALYYCLKLKDVPARAANILKQEMLARGGEAAMAAGVAGWSVERTDVLLFATARQLELLADKLKEQYFGLNRLAIAIREALKAWEGRGEIREIKCPRGPLIIGRRTLIMGILNVTPDSFSDGGRFYDPGAAVEHAHRLVEEGADIIDVGGESTRPGHRPIDAEEEWRRLEPVLKRLVAEIKVPISVDTYKAVTARRALDLGVDIINDIWGCRADAHMASVCGRYRAPVVIMHNQEGTTYNDLMFDILSFLRTGIRLLEDNGVPPENIIVDPGIGFGKDLQQNLEVMGRLRELKVLGKPVLLGTSRKSMIGKVLDLPVDQRLEGTAATVALGISQGVDIVRVHDVRAMLRVARMTDAVVRRA